CGACGGTGGCGGAATCAGAGGTACCGGCCCGGGCAGCACGCCGAGCTCGCCGGCGGCGACGAGCGCGGGCCGTCGACGCTCGCCTGGTGCGGCATCGCCCGCCGCTCCCCCCTCGGCGCCTCGACGCCAGGCATCGCTGGCGGGGGCGGCACCATCGCGCAGGCGCAGTCCCTGCGAATCCCCGCCATCGACGCGCCCCCGGGCTGCACGTCGCCGCCAGCAGCCGTCGCAAGCGCTCGGCGCGACGACGAGGGCCAACACGGCCCATCGCAGCGCCGCGGATCCTCTACGGCCGCGAGCGTGGCGCAGCAGCGAAACCCTCACCCACCACCGCCGCGCCAGGCTATCGCGTCGATCTCGACGCGGGCGCCGCGGGGCAGCCCGGCCACCGCCACCGTGGCTCGCGCGGGCTCGGATCCCGCGGTGAAGAAGCCACCGTAGACCTCGTTGACGGCGGCGAAGTCCCGCATCTCGACCAGGTAGACCGTCGTCTTGACCACGTCCGCCAGGCTGCTCCCGGCCGCCCCGAGCACCGCCGCGAGGTTCTCCAGGGCACGCCGCGCCTGCTGCGCCACATCGTCGCCACCGACCAGCTCCAGGCTCGACGGGTCGAGCGCGATCTGCCCCGAGCAAAAGACCCACTCGCCTGCCCGCACCGCCTGAGCATAGGGACCAATCGCGGCGGGCGCCCGCTCCGTGCTGACCTTGCTGCGCGTCATCGCTTCATCCTCCCATCAGGGCTTGCGCCAGCGATGCAGCGCGCCTGCGCGGCTGAACGCCCATGATATCGGCCGCGTTTAGACCAAAAGATCAAGTAGCAGGGTCAATATACTCAAAGGAAGCCGTGCGACGCCGCGGCGACACGCCTGGCCGGTGGACGGCGATCGCGATGGCGCGCATCAGGAACCGTGCCGAGCCCCCGCCGCGGCCCGGGCCTCGGCGCCAGCAGCCATGGCGCCCAGGCCCGGGCCGCGTCATGCGCGCGGCGCGCGGCCTCCGGTTGGTCGGTGGCGTTCAACGCCCGCGCCAGCGTAAGCCAGGTCCAGGCCCAGGGCTCGCGCAGGCGCGCCGACCACGGATCGAGCTCGGGATCCGGATCCCTTCCCCGGCGCAGCGCGGCGCCCGCCAGCCGTTGCTGCCTCGCCAGCAACGCAGCGAGCGTCGGCGGCGCCTGCCCGGCTGGCAAGAGTCGCTGCAGCGGACCGACCGGGTAGCTACCGAAGGCCGCCCGCACCGCGGTGCTGTAGATCGAGGCCAGATAGACTGGCCGCCCCGCCTGCAAGCTACGACGAAGCAGTCCGAGCGAATCGACCTTGCCGGGCTGATGCCGGTAGTCGAAGTGCGGAAAGAGCCGGCGCTGCTGGGCGACGTACCAAGGGAACAGCAGCATCCGCACGTCGACGTACTGCACATCAGGCCGCATCCTGAGCACCTGCTGGGCGTGCAGGAGCGCGAAGAGCCGGTCGTCGCCCTCGCCGAGGATCAACGCGCCGCGCGCAACGACCCCAAGGACGTTGATCGCGTAGTCCTCGATCGCGTGGCTCTCGCTCAGATCCGCCGCGGGAAGCCCCGCGCTGGCCCGCAGGCCGATCAGGAGGGCCAGCGCCCCCGCCAAGGCCGGCGCGCGCCAGCGCCGCGCCGCGGCCGCCGCACCGAGCGACACGCCGGCGCCGCCGCCGAGGCAACGCCGGATCAGCCAGGCCACGGCGACCGCCAGCGGCAGCGTCAGCAGCGCCAGCGGCAAGAGGAAGAAGCGCTCGACGATCTGACGGCCGACGCCCTCGGCCTCGACATTGAAGAGCAGGAAGAAGAGCGGCCCGGCCCACAGGGGCGCGAGCGCGAAGGAGAGCGGCACGAGGCGCGACCGTGACGTCGAACCCGAGGCTGCGCCCGCGGCGCGCCGCAGCCCCTCGGCCAAGAGCAGGCCGCTGCCGCAGAGGGCCGCGGTGAGCAAGGGCCAGCCGAGTTGGGCCGGCAGCGCCGCTCTAAAGGCCAGGATCGTCGAGCTCGGGCCCGCGTGCTCGCCGAGGGCGAGCTGCAGCGTGCCGTAGTCGCGTCGCAACACATGGTGGACAAAGCCGGCCCATTGCCGCGTCTCGCCCCAGCGAGGAATGGCGTCGCCCCGCGCCACCAGCAGGTAGAGGTAGGGCGCGAGGCCCGCGACCAGCCCGCCGACGATGCCGCCGGCACGCAGCAGTCCGCAGCGGCCGCGCCAACCTGGCGTGGCGATCGCGAGAGCGATCAAGACCGGTAGCACGAGGAGCGCGGTTTGGTGATTGCTCAGCGCGAGGCCGAAGCCCAGCGCCGCCAGCGCCAGACCCACGCTGCGCCGCGGCTGCGTCGGCGCTTGCTGGGCCGCGAACGCCGCGGCGAGGCTCGCCAGGGTCAGCGCCAGGTGCAGCGCAAAGACCTCCGGCAGGCCGCCATAGCGCCACGCCAGCGGGGCGAAGGCCAGCGCCAGCGCGGCGACGGCAGCCGCCGCGGCCGAGCCGCTCAAGCGGCGCGCCAGGGCGAAGACGCTGACCAGGGCTGCGACCATGGCGATGATGCTCAGCAGCGAGAGCCGCTCCGCCGCGCTGGACCAGGGCAACGCGCAAATGCATCACCCAGCAGCGTATAGAGCGGATAGCCGGGCGGATGCGCCACCCCGGAGGCCACAGGCCACGGCGACGAGCTCACCGCTATCGGCCGCCTGGATCGTCGACGCATGGGTCCTAGCGAGCGCGGCCGCCGCCAGCAGGGCAACTGCCAGGGAGCCGACCCACGGCCGGATGCGCGTCGTGATCGGGGGCTGCTTTTCGACGTGACACGGTTGCATGCCAACCTCCGCGCATGCTAAGAGCCTTCGCCTCTGGGCGCATAACTCAGTGGAAGAGTGCCATCCTCACACGGTGGAAGTCGCAGGTTCAAATCCTGCTGCGCCCACAAGCCGCACGCACCCTTGCTCTCGGGTCGACACCGGACCGACTCCAGGGCCCCTCCGCCTCGAGCTCGGAGGGCCTGAGGGCGGCCTCAAGATCACCATCCGCTGCACCATCCGCTGCACCATCCGGCGCGACAGCCCGGAGCCCCTGCCTCCCAGCGCCCTCAGCCTCGGGACGGCGCTGCTCAGCCTGCCATGCTGGATCGCCATGCTGAGATCGCCATGCTGAGCCGAACCCCTCGCAGCAACCCTGACCCTGCCACGGAGCCTGCGACGGAGCCGGCCACGGAGCCTGGCGGCGCAGATTTTTCGGTGCCGCCGGAGCTGCTGCTGCCACGCCCCCGTGAGCTGACACTCGAACCCGGCACCTGCGCGCTGGAGCGCGATCCCCTCATCTACGCCCTCCCAGATCAGCGCGGCCTGCTCGCGCCGGTCGCCGCACAGCTCGCCGCGCGGCTCCGCGCCGTCGGGCTCGAGCCGCGCGTGGTCCCGGCAGCGCCCGCGCCGCCGACCTCGGCCCTGCCGATCGTCCTCGCGCTCGACCCCGCCGCGGCGCCTGCGGGCGAGGGCTATCGCCTCACCATCAGTGCCCACGAGATCAGGCTGACGGGCGTGGATCCGGCGGGTGTCTACCGCGGCGGCTGCACCCTGGCGCAGTGGATCGCGCTGCACCGCCAAGGCGCTGAGCCGGACGCGGCGGCGGCGCGCACCGCCTTGCGCTTGCGCTGCCTGCACATCCGCGACTGGCCGAGCTTCGCCCATCGGGGCGTGATGCTCGACGTCAGCCGCGACCGCGTGCCGACGATGGAGACCCTCGCATCACTCATCGACCTGCTGGCGAGCTGGAAGATCAACCAGCTTCAGCTCTACACCGAGCACACCTTCGCCTATCGCGGCCATGAGCGCGTCTGGCGCGAGGCGAGCCCGCTGACGCCCGAGGAGATCCGCACCCTCGACCAGCTCTGCCGCGCGCGCTGGATCGAGCTCGTCCCCAATCAAAACAGCCTCGGCCACCTGCACCGCTGGCTGATCCACGAGCCCTACCGAGCGCTGGCCGAGTGTCCCGCCGGGCTCGCGCACCCCTTCAGCGACGCCATCGAGCCCTTCAGCCTCTGCCCGGTCGATCCGGGGAGTCTGGCGTTGCTCGAGGATCTTTACGCCCAGCTCCTGCCCTGCTTCAGCAGTCGGATGTTCAACGTCGGCCTCGACGAGACCTTCGATCTGGGACGGGGTCGCTCGCGCGCGGCCTGCTCCGCCGACGGCGATACCTCGCGCGTCTACGGCGACTTTTTGCGCGCCGTCCACGCGCGCGTCGCGCGCCATGGCCGGCGAATGCAGTTCTGGGCGGACATGGTGCTGGCGAGCCCGGCCAGCGCCGTCGGGCTGCCGCCGGACGCGATCGCGCTCGCCTGGGGCTACGAGCCCGACCACCCCTTCGCCGAGCAGGCGCAGACGCTGCGCGCCAGCGGCGTCGAGTTCTATCTCTGTCCCGGGACCGGGAGCTGGAACAGCCTGGCCGGACGGCCCGACCATGCGCTGCGCAACCTCGCGGCCGCCGCCCGCGCCGGCGAGGCCGCGGGTGCGCTCGGCTATCTGATCACAGATTGGGGCGACCACGGGCACCTGCAGCCCTTGCCGATCAGCTACCCCGGTCTGGTCGCCGGTGCCGCGCTGGCCTGGAACGCCGGCTCGGCCGACGCGCTCAGCGCGAGGGAGCTCGCCGCCTGGCTCGATCATCACGCGCTGCAGGACAGCCGCGGCGGCGCCGGCCAGGCCCTGCTGGACCTCGGCGACGCCCACCGTGCCTGCGGCGCCGATCCGAAGAACGGCACCGCGCTCTTCTACCTGCTGCGCTTTCCCGAGGCACCGCTCAGCCACAAACGCTACCGCGGGATCAGCGCTGCGGGGCTCGCAAGCGCCTCGGAGCGCCTCGACGATGCCCTCGGCCGGCTGGCCGCTGCCGCCTTCCGCGGCGCCGATCACGCGCTGCTCGGCGCGGAGCTGCGCTGGGTTGGCGAGCTCCTCCACCTCGCCTGCGCGCTCGGCGCCGCGCGCTGCGCGGCCGGGACGGCCGACCCTACCTCGAGCCTCGACCCCGCGATCCGCCTACCGCTCGCCCAGGCGCTCGCTGCGCTGCTCGAGCGCCAACGCCCGCTGTGGCTGGCGCGCAGCCGCCCCGGGGGTCTGAACCACGCGCGCGGCTGGCTCGAGTCGCTGCAGGCCCTGCTCGCCGCGGCCGCCGGCTAGCACCCCTCGGGGCAGGCGCCGGCGCGAAACGCCCCGCTCGGACCGCGCCTCGCCCGCAGCACTTCGCATTTGTTTTGTTGCGACGGCGGCGAATGCCGTATCATCGCCCCTCATCGTCCGCTTCCAGCGCCCAACAGTCTCCGGCACGGCCTCGGTCTAACTCCGGGCGGTGCCCGGCTGGAGTGCGCGTGGCCGCGCTCGCCGAGGATGGCCATGCTGACCGCCGAAGTGCTTGCCGCGCTCAGCAATCTGGGGATCAGCCCCGCCCCGCGCGGGCGCGTCATGCTCGTCGACGACGAGCCCGAAAACCTCGACGTGCTGACCGCGCTGCTCGAGGACGAGTGGGAGGTCCACACCTGCTTCAGCGGGCCGGAGGCCCTGGCCCTGATCGAGCGCACGGGCCCACCGGATCTGCTGATCGCCGACCAGCGCATGCCCGAGATGACCGGCATCGAGCTCTTGACGCGGGTGGCTGTCTCCTGTCCGGCGACGGTCCGCGTGGTGCTCACCGGCTTCGGCGACCTCGAACCGATGCTCGAGGCTATCAATCGGGGCGCCGCCTACCGCTTTCTGCTCAAACCGGCCGATCCGGACGAGCTGCGAAGCATCGCCGTCGAGGCCCTGCGCCTCCACACCAGCGTCTGGGCGCTGACCCAGCTGGTCAACGCGCTCAGCGATCACCGCGCACGCCTCGACCGGACCCTGCGCGAGCTCCACAGCAGCCAGGAGCGGGCGCTGGCCGCGGAGCGCCTGACGACGGTCGGGCGCTCGATCGCCGGCATCGCTCATGACCTGCGCAATACAGCGGCGATCGTCCTGATCCTCGTCGACCTCGTGCGCCAGCACACCGACGCACCGGAGGTGCTGCAGCGCGCCGAGACGGCGTGGGCGAGCCTCGGCTCGCTGCTCGAGCTGCTGGAGCAGATCCGAGACTACGCGCAATCCAACGTCGCCGCCGCCAAACGCGAGGCGACGGAGACGCAGAACCTGATCACCGGGGCGCTGCGTTTGCTCTGCCACGAGCCGCTCGCAGCAGGCCGCGACATCGCGATCGAGATCGACCCGGCGGCCGCGATGCTCGACCTCGACCGCGCGCGCGTGCGGCAGAGCGTGATGGCCCTGCTGCGCAACGGCTGTCGCGCCAGCGCGCCGCCCGAGACGGTGCGGCTGATCGTCCGGCCCGGCCCCCACCACGCGCGCCGCGAGGCCCGCATCGAGGTGATCGACAGCGGCTGTGGGATGGATGCCGCCACCCTCTTGCGGGCGCAGCGCCCCTTCTTCAGCGGCTTCGATCCGCCGGGGATCGGGCTCGGGCTCGAGATCGCCCGACTGGCCGCCGCGGCCCATGATGGGCGCTTCGAGCTCGACAGCAGCCCCGATCGCGGCACCCGCGCCACGCTCGTGCTGGGCGCGGCCTTGCCCGAAGCCCTCGCCGCGCCCTCGCCGCCGGCCGAGGAGGCGCGATGATCGACGCCCCGCAGACGGCCGCCGCGCCGAGCCCCGGCGTCGCGACGCCCCAGGTGCTCTCCTATGTCCATCGCCACGCCCTGCCGCTGCGCCTCTGGGTCTCACCCTCGCTCCACGCGCTGTGCGAGCGCGCGCTCCTGCCCACCCTCGATGCGCGCGCGCGGATTCTGACGATTCCCGCGCCGGCCGATACGGCGCCGCCAGAGGGACCCGCGGTGCTGCTGCTCGCGTTGGACGCGCTGCGCGGACCGCAGCGCGACACCCTGCGCAGTTGGACGCAGCGGGCGCTCCCGGGGCGGCCGATCATTCAGGGCGAGGCGCGCACCCGCGAGACGCTGCTCGACGCGATCAATACCTGGCACGCCTTCCGCGTCGTGCCGCTCGATCTCCCTGCCCCACTGCTGGCGGATACCATCTACAAGGCCCACGAGGCGCTGGCGGTCGAGCTGGCCTTGAGCAGCTGTGTGGGTGAGCTGCGCGGCGAGGTCGCGCGCCTCAGCGGCGCGCTGGACGAGCTGCGGGCGACGCAGGCGCGGCTGGTCCATGGCGAGCGGCTGGCCGCGCTCGGCCAGATGACGGGGATGCTGATGGAGCGGGTCCAGCACCACTTCTCCAGCATGGAGGCGTTCATCGCGGCGCTAGGCCCGCTGCGCGAGGCGGCCCAGCTCGGCGAGATCGTCGACCACGCCACCGAGAGCACGCACGCGATGCAGGCCTTGTTGCAGGACATGCTCGCGCTCGCCGAGCAGCGCTCGCCCGCGCTCAGTTTGCGCGAGGAGCTGGTCGACGACCTGGTGCAGCGCGCTGCCGCCGTCTTTCGCCGCGACGTGTTGGCGCGCTCGCGCGAGCTCGAGGTCGACTGCGGCTGCGGCGCGACCGTGCGCGTCGACCGCCACCGTATCTACCACGTGCTGCTCAACCTGCTGCGCAACGCCGCCCAGGCCAGCCCGCCGCGGGAGCCGCTGCTGCTACGAACCGGCTCCGACGTCGACAAGGCTTGGATCGAGATCGAGGATCACGGCTGCGGGATCGCGCCCGAGGCCCTGAAGCAGCTTTTCACGCCCTTCTTCACCACCAAGGGCAAGGATGGCACGGGCCTCGGGTTGCGCATGAGCCGCAACGCCATCGAGCGCCAAGGCGGCACGCTGACCTGCACCAGCGCCCCCGGGCGCGGCGCCTGCTTTCGCGTCGAGCTGCCACGGCACCGCGACCAGGCGGCGCTCGCCAGCGTCCACGCTCAACAGGAGGAACCCAAGAGCGAGCCCAAGCCCGAGAGCGAAGCCAAGCCAAGCGCGCCGCGCTGACCCGGTTGCGAGCGGGCTTGCCTGCGGATGGCCAGGCCTGGGTTACCTGGCAGCGCGAGGCGCCGCACCGCCTCTGCAGGCCGTCGTCCTCGCGCCTGCGGGCCGCGGAGCCGCCCCGTTCCCCCACGCGCGCCCGCACAGGCCAAATCCCGCCCCTTCTGCTCCCCTGCGCCTCGCCCCTGCCCCCGTTTCTTGCGACCGCTCCCGACCAGCGACGAGCCTCGCTCTTGTTTGACAGCGACGGCATGGATCGGCGATAAAGCGCACTCAGTCACGGTTGTAGCTGTTCCCAACTTTGTTTCGACAGGAGCGATGATGAGCAAGCACACGATCAAGACCCTCGGCAAGACCCTCGGCAAGACCCTCGGCAAGACCCTCGGCGCGGCGATGGGCCTCTGCCTGGCGGCCTCCCTGGCGGTGGGCTGCGCCTCGACGCCGATCAAGGGCAAGCCAATGGGCACCGGTTCGGTCTACAGCGAGATCCAGGTCAACGACCGGACCGATGCCAACGCGATGATCGGCGCCAAGATGGGCGAGTCCTGCGCCACCGCGATTCTCGGGATCATCGCCACGGGTGACGCCTCCGTCGCCACCGCGGCGCGGATGGCGGGCATCACCAAGGTCGCGGTCGTGGATGGCTACCACAGCAATATCCTCGGCGTGTACTCGAAGTACTGCACGCGCGTCCTCGGCGAGTAGGCGCGTCGTCGCCGCTCGGCGCGGGCGCGGGTGATGGAGCGGCCAAGGCTCCGCAGCGTGCGCGCCGAGTCTTTCTCCCGCCCGCGACTCATGGCCCGAACTTCCCTCTGCTCCAGCTCGCGCGCCCAGCGCTGGCGCTCCCATCGGGCGCTGCTGCTGGCGGCGTTGCTGCTCGGCCTTGCCCGCAGCACCGCCCACGCGGCCCCGGCAAGCGCCTCCAATGGCTCCGGCCCAGGCGCACCGCCGCTCGAGGTGTCGCCGCCGCTCGAGGTGTCGCCGCCGCTCGCGCCCTCGGACAACCCTGCCGATCGCGTGTTGGCCAGCATCCCCGGCGCGCGCGCGACGGTCGCGGTGCGGGCCAACGCGCCTGCAACCCTGCAGCGCCGCATCGGCGGCCCGCGCGCGTCCGGAGGGGTGGCCGCGCAGCTCCTCTGCTTCACGCCCTGCGTGCTCCGCCTGCCGCTTCGCGACACGACGCCCTACCGACTCGCCGCCGACGGCATGCAGCCCACGGCGTGGTTCTCCGTGCCGCGCGCAGACGCGACCATCGACGCGCGGCTGGTCAGCGCGAGCTGGCGGGCGTGGCCTCCGGCGCTGACCGCGCTGGGCGTGGTCACCGCGGTCCTCGGCGGCACGGGCTTGGCGCTGCAGCAGACCGACGTGCTCGAGGGCGCGGGCTGGAAATGGTCGAGTCTTGGTGTCGTGACGCTCGCCGGTGCGCTGCTCGGCACGGCGCTCGGTGTCCATGCGTGGAGCCCCCGCTCGACGGTCACGATCAACCCGCGATGAGGCACGCGCGCGATACGATTAGGCGCGCGGCCAGCACGGCCGGCAGCGCCCGCGCCGCCGGCGCGGCCCGTCCGCGTCCTGCGCCGCCGCGGGCGCCGCGGGCGCCGCGGTGCTGGCGCTGCTTGCTCGGTGGGCTGCTGCTGATCGGCGCCGGGGGCGCGAGCGGCGGCTGCTTCACGATTCCCGCGCAGATCCGGCGCGAGTTCGAGCCGAGCCCGGCGCGCCAGCGGTCCGCGCCGCCGCGCAGCCCGAACCCTCCCGACCCCGCAAGTGACAGGGCCACGCCTCCAGCCGCGTCCCAGGCGCCGCGGCCGACGAGCCATGGCCCTCGCGCCTAGGCACGGCGCAGGTCGGCGGCTGCCGCCGCTTTGGGCACCGCGCCTATTGGCACCGCGCCTATTGGCCCCGCGCCTATTGGCACTGGCGCTCGTCGCCTTGGCGCTGGCGACGGGCTGCACGCACGGCGGGGCCGCCGGCGCGCCGCTGCACGTGCTCGCGGTCGCGCCGGCGCGGGGGCCGCAGCCAGCCCCGAACCAACTCGGGCTCCCGCTGCGCACCGGTCAGATCGTGCTCTCCGAGGCCCCTGGGCCCTATCGCCTGCTCTTCGGCCTAAGCACGCGCCATTTCTGGCGCTTCACCCACTCCGCGCTGCTCGTCGTCGACGAGGGCGAGGCCTTCGTCTACGACTTCGCCGGCGAATACAAACCCGTCTTCGCGCGCTCGCCAGCAGCCGGCATCCGCGGGGGCCTGCGCAAGACGCCGCTCTGGGACTACGTCCGCGCGCACCTCTACGTCGAGATCGTCGAGGCGCCGCTGCAGCCGGGACGGCAGGCGCTCGACCGCGCGCGCGTGTTGCAGCGCCTGCGCGCGATCGAGCGGGCGAAGCTGCCCTTCGACGCGGCCTGGGACCTGGAGGATCACCACGCCTACTTCTGCACCGAGTTCCTGGCCGAGGTGCTGGGTCCAGCCGGGGCCGCCCTCCCCGCGCTGGACGACCTAACCGACAACCCATCGCTGCGGCGGGTCCTGTC
Above is a window of Pseudomonadota bacterium DNA encoding:
- a CDS encoding RidA family protein — encoded protein: MTRSKVSTERAPAAIGPYAQAVRAGEWVFCSGQIALDPSSLELVGGDDVAQQARRALENLAAVLGAAGSSLADVVKTTVYLVEMRDFAAVNEVYGGFFTAGSEPARATVAVAGLPRGARVEIDAIAWRGGGG
- a CDS encoding HAMP domain-containing histidine kinase, which codes for MIDAPQTAAAPSPGVATPQVLSYVHRHALPLRLWVSPSLHALCERALLPTLDARARILTIPAPADTAPPEGPAVLLLALDALRGPQRDTLRSWTQRALPGRPIIQGEARTRETLLDAINTWHAFRVVPLDLPAPLLADTIYKAHEALAVELALSSCVGELRGEVARLSGALDELRATQARLVHGERLAALGQMTGMLMERVQHHFSSMEAFIAALGPLREAAQLGEIVDHATESTHAMQALLQDMLALAEQRSPALSLREELVDDLVQRAAAVFRRDVLARSRELEVDCGCGATVRVDRHRIYHVLLNLLRNAAQASPPREPLLLRTGSDVDKAWIEIEDHGCGIAPEALKQLFTPFFTTKGKDGTGLGLRMSRNAIERQGGTLTCTSAPGRGACFRVELPRHRDQAALASVHAQQEEPKSEPKPESEAKPSAPR
- a CDS encoding DUF2723 domain-containing protein; this encodes MPWSSAAERLSLLSIIAMVAALVSVFALARRLSGSAAAAAVAALALAFAPLAWRYGGLPEVFALHLALTLASLAAAFAAQQAPTQPRRSVGLALAALGFGLALSNHQTALLVLPVLIALAIATPGWRGRCGLLRAGGIVGGLVAGLAPYLYLLVARGDAIPRWGETRQWAGFVHHVLRRDYGTLQLALGEHAGPSSTILAFRAALPAQLGWPLLTAALCGSGLLLAEGLRRAAGAASGSTSRSRLVPLSFALAPLWAGPLFFLLFNVEAEGVGRQIVERFFLLPLALLTLPLAVAVAWLIRRCLGGGAGVSLGAAAAARRWRAPALAGALALLIGLRASAGLPAADLSESHAIEDYAINVLGVVARGALILGEGDDRLFALLHAQQVLRMRPDVQYVDVRMLLFPWYVAQQRRLFPHFDYRHQPGKVDSLGLLRRSLQAGRPVYLASIYSTAVRAAFGSYPVGPLQRLLPAGQAPPTLAALLARQQRLAGAALRRGRDPDPELDPWSARLREPWAWTWLTLARALNATDQPEAARRAHDAARAWAPWLLAPRPGPRRGLGTVPDARHRDRRPPARRVAAASHGFL
- a CDS encoding family 20 glycosylhydrolase produces the protein MLSRTPRSNPDPATEPATEPATEPGGADFSVPPELLLPRPRELTLEPGTCALERDPLIYALPDQRGLLAPVAAQLAARLRAVGLEPRVVPAAPAPPTSALPIVLALDPAAAPAGEGYRLTISAHEIRLTGVDPAGVYRGGCTLAQWIALHRQGAEPDAAAARTALRLRCLHIRDWPSFAHRGVMLDVSRDRVPTMETLASLIDLLASWKINQLQLYTEHTFAYRGHERVWREASPLTPEEIRTLDQLCRARWIELVPNQNSLGHLHRWLIHEPYRALAECPAGLAHPFSDAIEPFSLCPVDPGSLALLEDLYAQLLPCFSSRMFNVGLDETFDLGRGRSRAACSADGDTSRVYGDFLRAVHARVARHGRRMQFWADMVLASPASAVGLPPDAIALAWGYEPDHPFAEQAQTLRASGVEFYLCPGTGSWNSLAGRPDHALRNLAAAARAGEAAGALGYLITDWGDHGHLQPLPISYPGLVAGAALAWNAGSADALSARELAAWLDHHALQDSRGGAGQALLDLGDAHRACGADPKNGTALFYLLRFPEAPLSHKRYRGISAAGLASASERLDDALGRLAAAAFRGADHALLGAELRWVGELLHLACALGAARCAAGTADPTSSLDPAIRLPLAQALAALLERQRPLWLARSRPGGLNHARGWLESLQALLAAAAG
- a CDS encoding response regulator yields the protein MLTAEVLAALSNLGISPAPRGRVMLVDDEPENLDVLTALLEDEWEVHTCFSGPEALALIERTGPPDLLIADQRMPEMTGIELLTRVAVSCPATVRVVLTGFGDLEPMLEAINRGAAYRFLLKPADPDELRSIAVEALRLHTSVWALTQLVNALSDHRARLDRTLRELHSSQERALAAERLTTVGRSIAGIAHDLRNTAAIVLILVDLVRQHTDAPEVLQRAETAWASLGSLLELLEQIRDYAQSNVAAAKREATETQNLITGALRLLCHEPLAAGRDIAIEIDPAAAMLDLDRARVRQSVMALLRNGCRASAPPETVRLIVRPGPHHARREARIEVIDSGCGMDAATLLRAQRPFFSGFDPPGIGLGLEIARLAAAAHDGRFELDSSPDRGTRATLVLGAALPEALAAPSPPAEEAR